Below is a window of Hydrogenovibrio crunogenus DNA.
TGACATGTTCTCGCTTGAGTTTGTATCGTGATTTTAATATCGGAACCTTTACATTCGTCATATCAAAATCATTGAACTCTTAAGATACATTGTTACCTCGTTAGCCCAGTCGTTGGAGACAACTGGACTAACTCAATAAACTGGCGACACTTCAAACTAATTAAAGTTTAAAGTGCTGTCGTTATCATCAAATAACGCCAGTTTATTGTTTCTAAGTTTATTTTTTAACTTAGAGATTTTTCCTAATTTTTAAAGAACTTCTTTGTTTCTTCAGCCAATATGACTGTTAATAAACTCTAGTTACTTTTGTAACTAAAACTCATTAACAGGGATATTGGTGGAGCTATGCGGGATCGAACCGCAGACCTCCTGCGTGCAAGGCAGGCGCTCTCCCAGCTGAGCTATAGCCCCAATCGGGTAATCAGCAGGTGATCTTTCTTCCCCTGATTTCATTTCTGACTAACGATTTAGTGCAAAAATTGGTGGGTCTGGGTGGATTTGAACCACCGACCTCACCCTTATCAGGGGTGCGCTCTAACCAACTGAGCTACAGACCCAGGTCGTTCTCATCTTTTCAGTAATTCAGAAATAATTTATGTGAAAGCTAGCTTAAGCTCGCAACCGTCTTTGTCTTAAAGGAGGTGATCCAGCCCCAGCTTCCGCTAGGGCTACCTTGTTACGACTTCACCCCAGTCATGAATCACAAAGTGGTGAGCGCCCTCCCGAAGGTTAGACTACCCACTTCTTTTGCAACCCACTCCCATGGTGTGACGGGCGGTGTGTACAAGGCCCGGGAACGTATTCACCGTGACATTCTGATTCACGATTACTAGCGATTCCGACTTCACGGAGTCGAGTTGCAGACTCCGATCCGGACTACGAGAGGTTTTATGAGATTCGCGCACTGTCGCCAGTTGGCTGCTCTTTGTACCCCCCATTGTAGCACGTGTGTAGCCCATCCCATAAGGGCCATGATGACTTGACGTCGTCCCCGCCTTCCTCCGGTTTATCACCGGCAGTCTCATTAGAGTTCTCAACTAAATGTTAGCAACTAATGATAAGGGTTGCGCTCGTTGCGGGACTTAACCCAACATCTCACGACACGAGCTGACGACAGCCATGCAGCACCTGTCACTGCGTTCCCGAAGGCACCAATCTATCTCTAGAAAGTTCGCAGGATGTCAAGGGATGGTAAGGTTCTTCGCGTTGCATCGAATTAAACCACATGCTCCACCGCTTGTGCGGGCCCCCGTCAATTCCTTTGAGTTTTAATCTTGCGACCGTACTCCCCAGGCGGTCAACTTATCGCGTTAGCTACGCTACTAACCTTTTTAATAAGGCCAACAGCTAGTTGACATCGTTTACGGCTTGGACTACCGGGGTATCTAATCCCGTTCGCTACCCAAGCTTTCGCACCTCAGCGTCAGTTTTAAGCCAGGAAGTCGCCTTCGCCACTGATGTTCCTCCAGATATCTACGCATTTCACTGCTACACCTGGAATTCCACTTCCCTCTCTTAAACTCTAGATTGCCAGTATCGGATGCAGTTCCTAGGTTGAGCCCAGGGCTTTCACAACCGACTTAACAGTCCGCCTACGCGCGCTTTACGCCCAGTAATTCCGAATAACGCTTGCACCCTCTGTATTACCGCGGCTGCTGGCACAGAGTTAGCCGGTGCTTCTTCTAAAGTTAACGTCAAACTAAGCAGGTATTAGCTACTTAATCTTCCTCACAATTGAAAGTGCTTTACAACCCTCGGGCCTTCTTCACACACGCGGCATGGCTGCATCAAGGTTTCCCTCATTGTGCAATATTCCCCACTGCTGCCTCCCGTAGGAGTCTGGGCCGTGTCTCAGTCCCAGTGTGGCTGATCATCCTCTCAAACCAGCTATAGATCGTCGCCTTGGTAAGCCTTTACCTTACCAACTAGCTAATCTAACGCGGGCTCATCCTTTAGCGATAGCTTACAAGTAGAGGCCACCTTTACTCCGTAGAGCATATTCGGTATTAGCATACGTTTCCATATGTTGTCCCCAACTAAAGGGTAGATTCCCACGCGTTACTCACCCGTCCGCCACTCGACGCCCAAAAACGCACACCGAAGTGATTGTTCTTGTCGTTTCCGTCCGACTTGCATGTGTTAGGCCTGCCGCCAGCGTTCATTCTGAGCCAGGATCAAACTCTTCAGTTTAATCTTGATTATGTTTTTTAATGAGCTTAACTGCTCACAAAACTCTCGAAATTAACAAGGTACATGTTTTACCATATACATAGTTGTCGAGATTTTTTATATTTGCGGTTACTCACTTAAGTAACTTCCACATAAATTATCTCTGAATTACCTGATTTTTAAAGAACTCTTGGTCTTCCTTACCAAGCCGTCTCACTTCGTGTTCCGTCTCAGTAAGCCGAGTATTATAGGCTTAACTTCTAATCAGCGTCAAGCTTTTTTTACGCTTTTTTTTCGAAGTTTTTATTCTCGATTTTCATCTCAAATAGCCACTCAAAAAACCCTTTTAAACACTTCCAAATTCCGCTGCCGTAGCTGCTTTATTTGAGCTCTGTTTGAAAGAGATGCGTATTCTAACCGCCACCCGTTTTTTTGCAACCCTTTTCTTTACTTTTTTTAAAGTTTTTTGCTTTCTGATGCTTTTGGTTCGCAATACTACGATAAAGCGACATATTTTCGACTTATATTCTCCCTCAACACGTCAGCAAACCTTAAATCTGGATGAAATAAGAATCAAATGTTGAACTCGCTCGTTCCCTCTATACTTTTTAATCAAAAAACATACACTTTATAGAGAGACTATATTGAACGATTCTTTTTAGGAGAATAGCCATGTCCAGCAGAAGAGAGTTTATTAAGAACCTATTAGCCCTGAGTGCTCTCAGCTCAAGCTCGCTCAGCACCGTTAGTTTCGGAAAAGCCACCAGGCCTGGTCGTTTTTCTACAGGCGTGGTACTTGACCCTTTATTTTTTAAACACGACATGGCCGACCACCCTGAAAATGCCCAACGTTTAGTAGCCATTAATAACGAGATGGAAAAACAAGACATCTGGTCTCAATTAACGCCGGTTGAAAGCCGCCTAGCTACCAATGAGGAATTACTGTTAGCTCACACACAAAGCTATATTGATGAAATTGAAATACTGAGCGAGTCCGGCGGTGGCTTTTACGAGCCATACCAAGGTGACACTTACTTGAACACTTCCAGCTTTGATGCCGCCAAAATGGCGGCAGGCAGCAACATTAACTTAAATCTCGCCATTTACGATCGAAAGATCGACCATGGTTTCGCCCTGCTTCGTCCACCCGGTCATCACGCCTTACAAAATAAAGCCATGGGTTTTTGTATTTTTAATTCCGATATTATTGCCGCCCGTGCCTTGCAGAAATATAGAGGTGTCAAGCGTATTGCTATTATTGACTTTGATGTCCATCACGGCAATGGCACCCAAGACTTGTCGGACAATGACCCTTCCATTATGGCCGTCTCGATTCACCAGCACCCGTTTTGGCCGATGACCGGCGGACATACTTTTACAGGAAAAGACAACGCGAAAGGCACCGTCGTGAACTGCCCCTTCCCAAAAGGCGCTGGCGATCAAACCTATCTAAATGTCTACGACCAGGTCATCCACCCGAAGCTAGAAGCTTTCAAGCCCGAACATATTATTGTGTTTGCCGGTTATGACGCACATTGGCAAGACCCTCTTGCGGAGCATCAGGTCTCGGTAACCGGGTTTAACCAACTCGTAGAGAAATGCCTTAACTCTGCCAAGGAGCTCTGCGGAGGCCGAATCAGCTTTTCACTGGGTGGGGGCTACAACCTAGAGCCTTTAGCAAAATGTGCCGTCGGTACATTTCACACCTTACTAAACAACCCTGAAAAAAATATTGACCCAATTGGAAAGGCACCAACACCTGAGGTAAATTATCAGCAACGCATAAATGAACTGGTCACTTACCATTTATAAGAGGGTCGAAATGAAAAAGCTTCAATCCGTTCTGTTGATCTTATCAATAGGGCTATCATTAAATAGTGCCGCAGAACCTATGCCCATTTTTGACAGCCATTCACATTACTCTTTAGCGGACAGTCAGACATTATCCCCAGAACAGATTCAGCAACGTTATGACCGAAACCATATTATTGGCGCTTTAATTTCCAGCACTCCTACCGCCAAAACCGAATTACTCTATCAAGCGATGCCCAATCGGATTATTCCTTTTTTAAGTCTTTATCAAACCAAAGCAAACAAGCCAAACTGGATGCTTGACCTCTCAACGCTTAACGGTCTTAACGCAACACTCGACCACTTCCCCTATCAAGGCATAGGAGAGTTTCATATCTTTAAGCAAGATGTCTATAGCCCGGTCTTAGCCAAAGTAATCAAGACCGCTCAACAAAGAAACTTGATGATCATGATTCATGGTGATGCCGAAATTGTCGATCATATCTTCAAGCTTGCTCCTAACACAACGGTTATTTGGGCTCACTTAGGAACACACCCTACCCCCAACTCTTTAGCTAAGATTTTTAAAAGGCATCCAACACATCTATATATGGATACTTCGGTTAGAGATAACTTATTTGTTACTGCATCAGGCCAGATTAAACCGGAGTGGAAAGCTTTCCTTATCCAACACCAAGACAAACTTCTGGCCGCCATTGACACCTTCAGCACTCAACGCTGGTTAAGGTTCGACGACGCTGTCAGCAAAATTCGACTATGGCTGGAACAACTCCCAAAACCGGTCGCCGAAAAAATCGCCTACCAAAATGCCTTAGACTTATTCCAACCTCCTCAATAGACGCCCCAAAATACTTCAAACAAGCACCAAATCGAATAAAAAACACCAAAAATAAATTTTAAAAACTCCTAACACACTGAATTAAAAGGTCTTTTTTAACTGGTACACCCATTGCTTATTACGATTAAATAAAAACGTAATACTGTTTATGTTTGTTACTTTAAAAACAAACCATAACTCAAGAGACCTTTTCTATGGCTATACTTTCAAAATCTTGGACCACTCCACGCGTTGAACTCGATAAACGTTCAAGAAACTGGTTAACCTTCGCCAGTTTTGCGATTCCGATTCTGCTTTGGTCTATCGTCAGTTACGTGCCTTTCATCTGGCATCCGCAAGTAGAAATCACCGATCCGGGGGATGTCAGTTACTTTAGAGAAGGCACGTTGATTGATAAAGAAATTTATCAACGAGAGATCGATAAAATTCTCGTTAAACAAACCGAAACCGAGCAACCTGTTCACTTGCCAAAAGGTGAACCGGCCAATCCGGTTTATCTTCCAGCACCGCATGAAGTGGCTACGGCGCTTTACACAGCTTTCACAACACCGCCTAAACGCAGTAACGAACCCTGGTTTCATGAAAGCCTAGGACATTCCATTCAAATCATTGCTTGGGGGTTCTTTTGGTCCATGGTATTTGGCTTGCCGCTTGGACTGCTGGCTGGAACCTATGATTCGGCCTCTCGTTTAATCGAACCCTTTACCGAATTTTTTCGTTATTTACCCGCGCCGGCCTTTGGGGCTTTAGCGGTCGCCATCCTTGGTATTTATGACGCCCCCAAAATTGCCATTATCTTTATCGGAACCTTTTTTCAAATGGTATTGATTTCGGCTAATACCACTCGAAAACTGAACATGGCATTGATTGAAGCATCATTAACCCTAGGATGCAAAGGCATTTCGATGATTCGTCAAGTGATTATTCCAGGTGTACTGCCAGATTTATACCGAGATATGAGAATCCTGCTCGGTTGGGCATGGACTTACTTGATCGTAGCGGAATTAATCGGAACCAGTTCAGGGATTACTTGGTTCATCACACAGCAAGCACGGTATAAAAACTTCGACAATGTGTTTGCCGCCATCTTAATTATTGGGTTCATCGGTATTGTTACCGACATGATTTTAGCTCGCATTGGGAAGCGTCTTTTCCCATGGCATGGTTCACACTAAGGAGTGAGACAAATGACACAATCAAACCATCCCTTAGAAAAATGGCAAACACCGGCCATCAAAGACCGCAATCAACGCATTACCGAACGCCCTAAAGCTCTTGAGATTAATGCGCTTGAAAAATCTTTCGAACATAAAGGAAAAACCAATAAGGTACTCGATGGTATCGACTTTACCGCTTATAAACGTGAATTTGTTTGCGTCGTCGGTCCATCTGGCTGTGGTAAATCGACACTGGCTCGCCTGATTGCAGGCCTGGAAACCAAAGAAGCCGGTGAAATTTATGTGGAAAACAAAGCAGTCGTCGAACCTGGCCCTGATCGCGGCATGGTATTTCAAAGCTACTCTTTATTCCCCTGGATGTCGGTGAAAGAAAATGTCATGTTTGGTTTAACCCAAAGTGGCATGTCAAAAAACTCAGCCGAAACCGAAGCGTTGCAATGGATAGATTTAGTTGGGTTGGAAAAGTTCTCTGAGGCCTATCCACATCAATTATCCGGTGGCATGAAACAACGTGTGGCCATTATTCGAGCACTGGCAAACCAGCCTAAGGTGTTACTGATGGATGAACCCTTTGCGGCTCTTGACCCTCAAAACCGCCTAAGAATGCAGCAATATTTACTGGAAATCTGGCAAAACATTGATATCACCATCTTTTTCATCACGCATGACTTGGATGAAGCGATTTATTTGGCTGATCGCATCTTAGTGCTAGACGCGAATCCTGGACGCGTGCATGAAGTGGTCAATGTGCCTTTGCCTCGCCCCCGAGAAGAAGACACCATGCTCAGCCCAGAATTTATGGCGACTAAAGAATACTTGGAAAGTTTGGTTCACCCGCCACAACCAGAGCTAGATTTTGAAGAAAAATTAAGCATGGTGCGCCTTGTTCCCGTTAATGCTGAAGTACCGGATATATTCTAATGACACAAAATAATAATCACTTAGTCAGAACCAGCGCATCTTTACCCGCCAAAATATTGGAAGATTTGGACAAACTGGTCGTTGACCGAGGTTTCAACAACCGTTCTGCGCTATTGGCTGAAATCATTCAAAGAGAAGTGTCGGCATACCAGCAAGATCATACAAATGAAGTCATGGCAGGCACCTTAACTCTGGTTTATGACCATGCTGTACCCGGTTTGCAAATGAAACTGAATCAGCTAAAGCATCAATATGTCGCGGAAATCATTTCCTCAACACAAATACAGTTGATGAACCACCACACATTAGAAGTAAATCTAATGCAAGGACCCGCACAGGATTTAAACAAAATCAGCCATAAATTTCTCTCGAACCGAGGAGTGAAAACAGGCAATCTTTACTTAACCAATTTTGCTTTGCCGCCAATTTTTACGGCATCCAATGATTTTTCACAGGAGACGTCTGATGACTGAAAATACTGCTAACCTTTCTCAAAAAACAACCAGGCCTGGCGGTTTTATCTGGCAAGAACATTTGCCGGGTGGCGCACATTGGTCCGGCATCATTCGTCGCGGCACCGTGCTTCGTTTAACTGACATTGAAGGCAACGCCAATGTATCAATGTTAATGAACAACATTGAGGTTAAAAATGAACGCTACAACATGCCCGACACATTAAAAGCCCAAAAAACCGCGTTTTTGACGAAGCCCAATATGTGTTTTACCGATATGGGACGTGTCATCTGTTCAATTATCGAAGACACCTGTGGTTGGCATGACACTATCGGTGGGTTATCTCACGCCAAATCAGTCCAACAAAAATATGGTGACAAAAGCTACCAGACTGCTCATAACGACTACTTTAAAAACGGCTACGACAGTCTTTTAAATGAACTGGAAAAATGGGGGCTGAATGCCAGTGATATCATGCCCAATATCAACTGGTTCAGTAAAGTCCGCGTAGAAGATGACGGCAGCATGACCTATGTGCCAAACAATTCATCTGCGGGAAATTATGTTGACCTACGCTTTGAAATGGACGCCATTGTCTGCCTTTCAACCGTTCAACACCCGCTTGACCCCGCCCCTGAATACAACCCAAAACCAATTGAGTTGACCGTATTCAAAGCCGATGTTATCAAAAAAGACGATGCGTGCCGCTTACATCGCGCGGAAAATGAACGCGCTTATTACAACACCAAAATCTACTATGGAGAAAATCCCAATGACGAATGCTAATATTGATGCCAATCGAATTGTTTATCGTGAAGTCGTCGAAGCAGGCGATCCTTGGATGCATGAAGTCAAAGCCGGGCAGCGCTTTCGCATCGTCGACCTTGAAGGCAATCAAGCGGTAGATACCTTGTTTTACAATGCTCATGACCATTCCGAGCGTTATTCAGCGACGGATACGATTCGGGAGCAAGGCAATATTTATTTAACCAAGGGGTCCGTTCTTCAGTCGAACTTACTGAACCCCATGTTGACGATTGTGGATGACACCTGTGGTCGCCACGACACGATTGGTGGCGCGTGCTCAGCAGAGAGTAACACTGTGCGCTATGCCATCGAGAAAAGACACATGCACTCTTGTCGCGATTCTTTCTTAACGGCACTCGGGCAATGTGAATGCAATGCCGATAAGCCAATGACTAAAGGCGACTTATCCAGCAACATCAATTTCTTCATGAATGTTCCGGTCTCGCCAGATGGACATTTAGATTTTGATGACGGTATCTCTGCTCCTGGACGCTATGTGGAAATGGAAGCTCATATGGATACCTTGATTTTGGTCTCCAATTGTCCGCAACTGAATAACCCGTGTAATGGATATAACCCGACGCCTGTCGAAATGATTATCTGGAAATAAACAGCAAAACGAAATTGAACCCTTCAGAACGAGCTGAAAAGGAATAGCCATGTTTAAGAAAATTCTCATTGCCAACCGCGGAGCCATCGCAACCCGAATCATCCGTACCTTGAAACAAATGAACATTCAGTCAGTGGTGCTGGCATCCGATGCTGACCGCGCGTCATTGCACGTACAGCAAGCAGATGAAGTCATTTTCTTGAAAGGCAATGTAGCAACCGAAACCTATTTAAACGTACCGCTTATCTTGGAAAAAGCGCAAGAACTTGGTGTGGAAGCCATTCACCCAGGATATGGCTTTTTAAGTGAAAACGATGGGTTTGCCGAAACCTGTGAAAGCATGGGCATTAAATTCATTGGACCGGCACCTGACCATATTCGCGATTTCGGACTCAAACACACTGCACGCGAGCTTGCCATAAAAGCCAATGTACCGTTACTACCGGGATCAGACTTACTTTCCTCACTCGAAGACGCGCAACAAGAAGCAGACCGCATTGGTTTCCCGGTGATGTTAAAAAGTACCGCTGGTGGTGGGGGTATTGGGATGCAACGTTGCGATACGCCGGATGATCTTGCAGAAGCATTTGAGCAGGTCGCGCGTCTCAGTCAAAACTCTTTTGGTC
It encodes the following:
- a CDS encoding histone deacetylase, encoding MSSRREFIKNLLALSALSSSSLSTVSFGKATRPGRFSTGVVLDPLFFKHDMADHPENAQRLVAINNEMEKQDIWSQLTPVESRLATNEELLLAHTQSYIDEIEILSESGGGFYEPYQGDTYLNTSSFDAAKMAAGSNINLNLAIYDRKIDHGFALLRPPGHHALQNKAMGFCIFNSDIIAARALQKYRGVKRIAIIDFDVHHGNGTQDLSDNDPSIMAVSIHQHPFWPMTGGHTFTGKDNAKGTVVNCPFPKGAGDQTYLNVYDQVIHPKLEAFKPEHIIVFAGYDAHWQDPLAEHQVSVTGFNQLVEKCLNSAKELCGGRISFSLGGGYNLEPLAKCAVGTFHTLLNNPEKNIDPIGKAPTPEVNYQQRINELVTYHL
- a CDS encoding amidohydrolase family protein; the encoded protein is MKKLQSVLLILSIGLSLNSAAEPMPIFDSHSHYSLADSQTLSPEQIQQRYDRNHIIGALISSTPTAKTELLYQAMPNRIIPFLSLYQTKANKPNWMLDLSTLNGLNATLDHFPYQGIGEFHIFKQDVYSPVLAKVIKTAQQRNLMIMIHGDAEIVDHIFKLAPNTTVIWAHLGTHPTPNSLAKIFKRHPTHLYMDTSVRDNLFVTASGQIKPEWKAFLIQHQDKLLAAIDTFSTQRWLRFDDAVSKIRLWLEQLPKPVAEKIAYQNALDLFQPPQ
- a CDS encoding ABC transporter permease, whose product is MAILSKSWTTPRVELDKRSRNWLTFASFAIPILLWSIVSYVPFIWHPQVEITDPGDVSYFREGTLIDKEIYQREIDKILVKQTETEQPVHLPKGEPANPVYLPAPHEVATALYTAFTTPPKRSNEPWFHESLGHSIQIIAWGFFWSMVFGLPLGLLAGTYDSASRLIEPFTEFFRYLPAPAFGALAVAILGIYDAPKIAIIFIGTFFQMVLISANTTRKLNMALIEASLTLGCKGISMIRQVIIPGVLPDLYRDMRILLGWAWTYLIVAELIGTSSGITWFITQQARYKNFDNVFAAILIIGFIGIVTDMILARIGKRLFPWHGSH
- a CDS encoding ABC transporter ATP-binding protein — its product is MTQSNHPLEKWQTPAIKDRNQRITERPKALEINALEKSFEHKGKTNKVLDGIDFTAYKREFVCVVGPSGCGKSTLARLIAGLETKEAGEIYVENKAVVEPGPDRGMVFQSYSLFPWMSVKENVMFGLTQSGMSKNSAETEALQWIDLVGLEKFSEAYPHQLSGGMKQRVAIIRALANQPKVLLMDEPFAALDPQNRLRMQQYLLEIWQNIDITIFFITHDLDEAIYLADRILVLDANPGRVHEVVNVPLPRPREEDTMLSPEFMATKEYLESLVHPPQPELDFEEKLSMVRLVPVNAEVPDIF
- a CDS encoding CopG family ribbon-helix-helix protein; this encodes MTQNNNHLVRTSASLPAKILEDLDKLVVDRGFNNRSALLAEIIQREVSAYQQDHTNEVMAGTLTLVYDHAVPGLQMKLNQLKHQYVAEIISSTQIQLMNHHTLEVNLMQGPAQDLNKISHKFLSNRGVKTGNLYLTNFALPPIFTASNDFSQETSDD
- a CDS encoding urea amidolyase associated protein UAAP1, producing the protein MTENTANLSQKTTRPGGFIWQEHLPGGAHWSGIIRRGTVLRLTDIEGNANVSMLMNNIEVKNERYNMPDTLKAQKTAFLTKPNMCFTDMGRVICSIIEDTCGWHDTIGGLSHAKSVQQKYGDKSYQTAHNDYFKNGYDSLLNELEKWGLNASDIMPNINWFSKVRVEDDGSMTYVPNNSSAGNYVDLRFEMDAIVCLSTVQHPLDPAPEYNPKPIELTVFKADVIKKDDACRLHRAENERAYYNTKIYYGENPNDEC
- a CDS encoding urea amidolyase associated protein UAAP2; translation: MTNANIDANRIVYREVVEAGDPWMHEVKAGQRFRIVDLEGNQAVDTLFYNAHDHSERYSATDTIREQGNIYLTKGSVLQSNLLNPMLTIVDDTCGRHDTIGGACSAESNTVRYAIEKRHMHSCRDSFLTALGQCECNADKPMTKGDLSSNINFFMNVPVSPDGHLDFDDGISAPGRYVEMEAHMDTLILVSNCPQLNNPCNGYNPTPVEMIIWK